The Shewanella oneidensis MR-1 genome has a window encoding:
- a CDS encoding Ig-like domain-containing protein — MINKHYISSLIPAALLGFFLVGCSGESRNNFIDPDAARLVAHPQVFVLKQGETQRVDLTQSVVAKNVASWKIADLDDKTGLGTILNPQATYFDYQATQSGAGSFNYTVKGDNLTATSQIVLAVNAGETPGNNIPVADNITLSTFNNVDAIIDLSAYITDADGDTLRINKLVSASNRFTLNGFQVTFAPDGFVGVDQAVYSVDDGRGGYALAYIVVTSNDANPPAPNTAPVAKDDSLSMDVAKQSVLNINLSGLISDADGDSLKVVTLYSHNDRAVLKENASVDYTPGNFRGVDQFTYLVSDGKGGYDLGTVTVTVGDSTPPTPPTPSLVAYQQAFVLDVDQLQTIDVTQSVTSEHLDAWSLTTVQDSTNLGVVSAKTATTFNYLAQTPGVAQIDYSVQGGSLSANSTITVAINAPVTPDNHRPEAQDTQLETLNNASKTIDLQGKISDVDGDTLSITLHGSARFSLNGTQVTFTPNGFVGLDQAVYSVEDGKGGYALANIVAISEDANPPVPNMAPTANDAQFTLDVAKNVTFNIDLVAQRLIADADGDALSIAHIYTANNRATKQGATGITYTPGAFRGVDQFTYVITDGKDGYAINAITVVVNDSTPANKIPTAGPVTAKMLHNDPAITISVNSAVSDADGDTLKIVSISGALGQASINPANALEMLYEPKGFVGTDRFVYVVSDDNGGYAMGEVTVTVTDSNPTAPVANTVQENTLLDTPINIDLSAYISDKETETANLVISNVTNATSPAVATLSGQTVIYTPNGFTGNDILTYTVTDGRHSTNGTIVISVNAHGAHAIQADNLEGGTEPNAPFIHDLSALISTTDPTAGELIVVNAIGGALGTATVTNNILTYTPKLGVFGKDRLIYTVKDSHNPAHYTQGTISITIFAPAKPEITKLEAKKETDGYLKAYVTCRTCDVTQYKYAWIINGLTKSTGETYIPTAADDGFNIRLEVTGQDAYGQVTEMQYVVYAFSKVETIFSDMYAFAALKTDGSVVTWGYSDYGGDSSSVAGQLTSGVKVIDSTSSAFAAIKEDGSVVTWGDSPYGGDSSSVAGKLTSGVKVIYSNSSAFAAVKQDGSVVTWGSYGGDSSSVAGQLTSGVKVIYSTDSEFGAFAAVKEDGSVVTWGNSPYGGDSSSVAGQLTSGVKVIYSTNNAFAAVKEDGSVVTWGDSGAGGDSSSVAGQLTSGVKVIYSTNNAFAAVKEDGSVVTWGGYGGDSSSVAGQLTSGVKVIYSTNNAFAAVKEDGSVVTWGDSGNGGDSSSVAGQLTSGVKVIDSTYSAFAAVKEDGSVVAWGNSGYGGDSSSVAGQLTSGVKVIDSTTSAFAVVKEDGSVVTWGGSFYGGDSSSVAGQLTSGVKVIYSTSSAFAVVKEDGSVVTWGGSFYGGDSSSVADKLAPNLFLIETSIN, encoded by the coding sequence ATGATAAATAAACACTATATATCCTCTCTTATCCCCGCAGCACTATTAGGTTTTTTCTTGGTGGGCTGTAGCGGTGAGAGTCGTAACAATTTCATTGATCCAGATGCTGCCCGCTTAGTGGCACATCCACAAGTATTTGTACTCAAACAAGGTGAGACCCAGCGCGTTGATTTAACTCAATCGGTGGTTGCAAAAAATGTTGCTAGTTGGAAAATAGCCGACCTAGACGATAAGACTGGATTGGGCACAATACTTAACCCGCAAGCGACATATTTTGACTACCAAGCCACTCAGTCGGGGGCGGGTTCATTTAATTACACGGTCAAAGGTGACAACCTCACTGCGACCTCTCAAATCGTGTTAGCCGTCAATGCGGGTGAAACCCCAGGCAACAATATTCCAGTTGCCGATAATATCACCTTAAGTACGTTCAATAATGTCGATGCGATTATTGATTTGTCTGCCTATATTACGGATGCAGACGGTGACACGCTGCGCATCAATAAACTGGTTTCTGCATCGAATCGCTTTACGTTAAATGGCTTTCAAGTCACCTTTGCGCCCGATGGCTTTGTAGGGGTAGACCAAGCAGTTTACAGTGTTGACGATGGCCGTGGTGGCTATGCGTTAGCCTACATTGTAGTGACATCAAATGATGCCAATCCGCCAGCGCCTAATACCGCGCCGGTGGCTAAAGATGATAGCCTGTCAATGGATGTGGCTAAGCAGTCGGTATTAAACATCAACCTGAGTGGCCTTATCAGTGATGCGGATGGCGATAGCCTTAAGGTGGTTACGCTGTACAGTCATAATGACCGCGCAGTGCTCAAGGAAAATGCGAGTGTTGACTATACGCCAGGCAATTTCCGCGGCGTGGATCAGTTTACTTATTTAGTGTCTGACGGCAAAGGCGGCTATGATCTCGGCACGGTGACGGTCACAGTGGGTGACTCAACCCCACCGACCCCTCCGACGCCCTCGCTTGTTGCCTATCAACAAGCCTTTGTATTAGATGTAGACCAACTGCAGACGATTGATGTTACCCAATCTGTCACCAGTGAACACCTTGATGCTTGGTCACTGACCACAGTGCAAGACAGTACTAATCTGGGCGTGGTTTCAGCAAAAACAGCAACGACATTTAATTACTTAGCCCAAACGCCTGGCGTTGCTCAAATTGACTATAGCGTGCAAGGCGGCAGCTTATCGGCAAACTCAACCATTACGGTTGCCATCAACGCCCCTGTCACGCCAGATAATCATCGCCCTGAAGCGCAAGACACACAGCTTGAGACGTTGAATAACGCCAGCAAGACGATTGATTTGCAGGGCAAAATTAGCGATGTAGATGGCGATACGCTTTCGATAACACTGCACGGCAGCGCTCGTTTTAGCCTGAATGGTACTCAAGTGACCTTTACTCCCAACGGATTTGTTGGCTTGGATCAAGCCGTCTATAGCGTTGAGGATGGTAAAGGGGGCTATGCCCTAGCCAATATTGTGGCGATATCTGAGGACGCTAATCCGCCTGTTCCCAACATGGCGCCTACGGCGAATGATGCACAATTTACCCTTGATGTGGCCAAAAATGTGACATTCAACATCGATTTGGTGGCGCAACGTTTAATTGCGGATGCGGACGGAGATGCGCTCTCTATCGCACATATCTACACCGCCAATAATCGTGCCACCAAACAAGGTGCGACAGGCATCACTTATACCCCTGGCGCATTTCGTGGTGTAGACCAATTTACTTATGTGATTACCGATGGCAAGGATGGCTATGCCATAAATGCCATTACGGTGGTTGTTAATGACAGCACGCCTGCAAATAAAATTCCAACTGCAGGGCCTGTTACTGCCAAGATGTTGCACAATGACCCAGCTATCACCATTTCAGTCAACAGCGCTGTTAGTGATGCCGATGGTGATACACTGAAAATCGTAAGTATCTCTGGCGCACTAGGCCAAGCCAGTATCAACCCTGCTAACGCGTTAGAAATGTTGTATGAACCGAAGGGCTTTGTGGGAACTGACCGTTTTGTGTATGTCGTCAGTGACGATAACGGCGGCTATGCAATGGGTGAAGTGACGGTAACGGTCACCGACAGCAACCCTACTGCGCCAGTGGCTAACACGGTGCAAGAAAATACCTTGCTGGATACACCTATCAACATTGACCTGTCGGCTTATATTTCCGACAAGGAAACCGAAACGGCGAATTTAGTCATTAGCAATGTGACTAATGCAACATCGCCAGCAGTCGCGACCTTAAGTGGTCAAACCGTCATTTATACACCAAATGGCTTTACCGGTAATGATATTTTAACCTACACAGTTACTGATGGCCGCCACAGTACCAATGGTACAATCGTGATTAGCGTTAATGCCCATGGCGCGCACGCCATCCAAGCGGACAACCTAGAGGGCGGCACTGAGCCTAACGCACCATTCATCCATGACTTAAGTGCATTAATTAGCACCACCGACCCCACGGCAGGCGAGTTAATTGTTGTTAATGCCATTGGTGGTGCACTAGGTACTGCGACAGTCACCAATAATATTTTAACTTACACCCCTAAGTTGGGCGTCTTTGGTAAAGACAGGCTAATTTATACCGTAAAAGACAGCCATAACCCTGCTCATTATACGCAAGGAACGATTTCTATCACAATTTTTGCACCAGCCAAGCCTGAAATTACCAAGCTTGAAGCTAAAAAAGAAACCGATGGTTATCTGAAAGCCTATGTGACATGCCGAACTTGCGATGTAACGCAGTATAAGTACGCGTGGATAATTAACGGCCTTACCAAAAGCACCGGAGAAACCTATATCCCTACCGCTGCAGATGATGGTTTTAATATACGGCTTGAAGTGACAGGGCAAGATGCCTATGGCCAAGTGACCGAAATGCAGTATGTAGTGTATGCCTTCAGTAAAGTTGAGACAATTTTTTCAGATATGTACGCATTTGCTGCACTGAAAACTGATGGCTCAGTGGTCACTTGGGGGTACTCAGACTATGGCGGAGATAGCAGCAGCGTGGCAGGGCAGCTGACGTCCGGCGTTAAGGTGATTGACTCAACTAGCAGTGCATTTGCAGCCATCAAAGAGGATGGCAGCGTGGTCACTTGGGGGGACTCACCCTATGGCGGAGATAGCAGCAGCGTGGCAGGGAAACTGACCTCCGGCGTTAAGGTGATTTACTCAAATAGCAGTGCATTTGCAGCCGTCAAACAGGATGGCAGCGTGGTCACTTGGGGGAGCTATGGCGGAGATAGCAGCAGCGTGGCAGGGCAACTGACGTCCGGCGTTAAGGTGATTTACTCAACTGACAGTGAATTCGGTGCATTTGCAGCCGTCAAAGAGGATGGCAGCGTGGTCACTTGGGGGAACTCACCCTATGGCGGAGATAGCAGCAGCGTGGCTGGGCAACTGACCTCCGGTGTTAAGGTGATTTACTCAACTAACAATGCATTTGCAGCCGTCAAAGAGGATGGCAGCGTGGTCACTTGGGGGGACTCAGGCGCTGGCGGAGATAGCAGCAGCGTGGCAGGGCAACTGACCTCCGGTGTTAAGGTGATTTACTCAACTAACAATGCATTTGCAGCCGTCAAAGAGGATGGCAGCGTGGTCACTTGGGGGGGCTATGGCGGAGATAGCAGCAGCGTGGCAGGGCAACTGACGTCCGGCGTTAAGGTGATTTACTCAACTAACAATGCATTTGCAGCCGTCAAAGAGGATGGCAGCGTGGTCACTTGGGGGGACTCAGGCAATGGCGGAGATAGCAGTAGCGTGGCAGGGCAGCTGACGTCCGGCGTTAAGGTGATTGACTCAACTTACAGTGCATTTGCAGCCGTCAAAGAGGATGGCAGCGTGGTCGCTTGGGGGAACTCAGGCTATGGCGGAGATAGCAGTAGCGTGGCAGGGCAACTGACGTCCGGTGTTAAGGTGATTGACTCAACTACCAGTGCATTTGCAGTCGTCAAAGAGGATGGCAGCGTGGTCACTTGGGGGGGCTCATTCTATGGCGGAGATAGCAGCAGCGTGGCAGGACAGCTGACGTCCGGCGTTAAGGTGATTTACTCAACTAGCAGTGCATTTGCAGTCGTCAAAGAGGATGGCAGCGTGGTCACTTGGGGGGGCTCATTCTATGGCGGAGATAGCAGTAGCGTAGCTGATAAATTAGCCCCTAACCTATTTCTGATAGAAACCTCGATTAACTAA
- a CDS encoding Ig-like domain-containing protein, producing the protein MQNKHSIFPLAPAALLSLLLAGCGGDKGFLDPVPEVSSLTASPQVFVLKQGETQRVDLTQSVVAKNVASWKIADLDDKTGLGTILNPQATYFDYQATQSGAGSFNYTVKGDNLTATSQIVLAVNAGETPGNNIPVADNITLSTFNNVDAIIDLSAYITDADGDTLRINKLVSASNRFTLNGFQVTFAPDGFVGVDQAVYSVDDGRGGYALAYIVVTSNDANPPAPNTAPVAKDDSLSMDVAKQSVLNINLSGLISDADGDSLKVVTLYSHNDRAVLKENASVDYTPGNFRGVDQFTYLVSDGKGGYDLGTVTVTVGDSTPPTPPTPSLVAYQQAFVLDVDQLQTIDVTQSVTSEHLDAWSLTTVQDSTNLGVVSAKTATTFNYLAQTPGVAQIDYSVQGGSLSANSTITVAINAPVTPDNHRPEAQDTQLETLNNASKTIDLQGKISDVDGDTLSITLHGSARFSLNGTQVTFTPNGFVGLDQAVYSVEDGKGGYALANIVAISEDANPPVPNMAPTANDAQFTLDVAKNVTFNIDLVAQRLIADADGDALSIAHIYTANNRATKQGATGITYTPGAFRGVDQFTYVITDGKDGYAINAITVVVNDSTPANKIPTAGPVTAKMLHNDPAITISVNSAVSDADGDTLKIVSISGALGQASINPANALEMLYEPKGFVGTDRFVYVVSDDNGGYAMGEVTVTVTDSNPTAPVANTVQENTLLDTPINIDLSAYISDKETETANLVISNVTNATSPAVATLSGQTVIYTPNGFTGNDILTYTVTDGRHSTNGTIVISVNAHGAHAIQADNLEGGTEPNAPFIHDLSALISTTDPTAGELIVVNAIGGALGTATVTNNILTYTPKLGVFGKDRLIYTVKDSHNPAHYTQGTISITIFAPAKPEITKLEAKKETDGYLKAYVTCRTCDVTQYKYAWIINGLTKSTGETYIPTAADDGFNIRLEVTGQDAYGQVTEMQYVVYAFSKVETIFSAKYTFAALKTDGSVVTWGYSDYGGDSSSVAGQLTSGVKVIYSNSSAFAAVKEDGSVVTWGSYYDGGDSSSVAGQLTSGVKVIYSTGSAFAAVKEDGSVVTWGSYGGNSSSVAGQLTSGVKVIYSTDNVFGAFAAVKEDGSVVTWGGSSYGGDSSSVAGQLTSGVKVIYSNSGAFAAVKEDGSVVTWGNSGAGGDSSRVAGQLTSGVKVIDSTNNAFAAVKEDGSVVTWGNSGAGGDSSSVAGQLTSGVKVIYSTNNAFAAVKEDGSVVTWGDSGAGGDSSSVAGQLTSGVKVIYSTGSAFAAVKQDGSVVTWGDSGYGGDSSSVAGQLTSGVKVIDSTNNAFAAVKEDDSVVTWGSSGNGGDSSSVAGQLTSGVKVIDSTSSAFAVVKEDGSVVTWGRSFYGGDSSSVADKLAPNLFLIETSIN; encoded by the coding sequence ATGCAAAACAAACACTCTATCTTTCCCTTGGCTCCTGCCGCACTACTGAGTTTACTCTTAGCGGGTTGCGGTGGTGACAAGGGCTTTCTTGACCCCGTTCCTGAAGTAAGCAGTTTAACTGCGTCACCACAAGTATTTGTACTCAAACAAGGTGAGACCCAGCGCGTTGATTTAACTCAATCGGTGGTTGCAAAAAATGTTGCTAGTTGGAAAATAGCCGACCTAGACGATAAGACTGGATTGGGCACAATACTTAACCCGCAAGCGACATATTTTGACTACCAAGCCACTCAGTCGGGGGCGGGTTCATTTAATTACACGGTCAAAGGTGACAACCTCACTGCGACCTCTCAAATCGTGTTAGCCGTCAATGCGGGTGAAACCCCAGGCAACAATATTCCAGTTGCCGATAATATCACCTTAAGTACGTTCAATAATGTCGATGCGATTATTGATTTGTCTGCCTATATTACGGATGCAGACGGTGACACGCTGCGCATCAATAAACTGGTTTCTGCATCGAATCGCTTTACGTTAAATGGCTTTCAAGTCACCTTTGCGCCCGATGGCTTTGTAGGGGTAGACCAAGCAGTTTACAGTGTTGACGATGGCCGTGGTGGCTATGCGTTAGCCTACATTGTAGTGACATCAAATGATGCCAATCCGCCAGCGCCTAATACCGCGCCGGTGGCTAAAGATGATAGCCTGTCAATGGATGTGGCTAAGCAGTCGGTATTAAACATCAACCTGAGTGGCCTTATCAGTGATGCGGATGGCGATAGCCTTAAGGTGGTTACGCTGTACAGTCATAATGACCGCGCAGTGCTCAAGGAAAATGCGAGTGTTGACTATACGCCAGGCAATTTCCGCGGCGTGGATCAGTTTACTTATTTAGTGTCTGACGGCAAAGGCGGCTATGATCTCGGCACGGTGACGGTCACAGTGGGTGACTCAACCCCACCGACCCCTCCGACGCCCTCGCTTGTTGCCTATCAACAAGCCTTTGTATTAGATGTAGACCAACTGCAGACGATTGATGTTACCCAATCTGTCACCAGTGAACACCTTGATGCTTGGTCACTGACCACAGTGCAAGACAGTACTAATCTGGGCGTGGTTTCAGCAAAAACAGCAACGACATTTAATTACTTAGCCCAAACGCCTGGCGTTGCTCAAATTGACTATAGCGTGCAAGGCGGCAGCTTATCGGCAAACTCAACCATTACGGTTGCCATCAACGCCCCTGTCACGCCAGATAATCATCGCCCTGAAGCGCAAGACACACAGCTTGAGACGTTGAATAACGCCAGCAAGACGATTGATTTGCAGGGCAAAATTAGCGATGTAGATGGCGATACGCTTTCGATAACACTGCACGGCAGCGCTCGTTTTAGCCTGAATGGTACTCAAGTGACCTTTACTCCCAACGGATTTGTTGGCTTGGATCAAGCCGTCTATAGCGTTGAGGATGGTAAAGGGGGCTATGCCCTAGCCAATATTGTGGCGATATCTGAGGACGCTAATCCGCCTGTTCCCAACATGGCGCCTACGGCGAATGATGCACAATTTACCCTTGATGTGGCCAAAAATGTGACATTCAACATCGATTTGGTGGCGCAACGTTTAATTGCGGATGCGGACGGAGATGCGCTCTCTATCGCACATATCTACACCGCCAATAATCGTGCCACCAAACAAGGTGCGACAGGCATCACTTATACCCCTGGCGCATTTCGTGGTGTAGACCAATTTACTTATGTGATTACCGATGGCAAGGATGGCTATGCCATAAATGCCATTACGGTGGTTGTTAATGACAGCACGCCTGCAAATAAAATTCCAACTGCAGGGCCTGTTACTGCCAAGATGTTGCACAATGACCCAGCTATCACCATTTCAGTCAACAGCGCTGTTAGTGATGCCGATGGTGATACACTGAAAATCGTAAGTATCTCTGGCGCACTAGGCCAAGCCAGTATCAACCCTGCTAACGCGTTAGAAATGTTGTATGAACCGAAGGGCTTTGTGGGAACTGACCGTTTTGTGTATGTCGTCAGTGACGATAACGGCGGCTATGCAATGGGTGAAGTGACGGTAACGGTCACCGACAGCAACCCTACTGCGCCAGTGGCTAACACGGTGCAAGAAAATACCTTGCTGGATACACCTATCAACATTGACCTGTCGGCTTATATTTCCGACAAGGAAACCGAAACGGCGAATTTAGTCATTAGCAATGTGACTAATGCAACATCGCCAGCAGTCGCGACCTTAAGTGGTCAAACCGTCATTTATACACCAAATGGCTTTACCGGTAATGATATTTTAACCTACACAGTTACTGATGGCCGCCACAGTACCAATGGTACAATCGTGATTAGCGTTAATGCCCATGGCGCGCACGCCATCCAAGCGGACAACCTAGAGGGCGGCACTGAGCCTAACGCACCATTCATCCATGACTTAAGTGCATTAATTAGCACCACCGACCCCACGGCAGGCGAGTTAATTGTTGTTAATGCCATTGGTGGTGCACTAGGTACTGCGACAGTCACCAATAATATTTTAACTTACACCCCTAAGTTGGGCGTCTTTGGTAAAGACAGGCTAATTTATACCGTAAAAGACAGCCATAACCCTGCTCATTATACGCAAGGAACGATTTCTATCACAATTTTTGCACCAGCCAAGCCTGAAATTACCAAGCTTGAAGCTAAAAAAGAAACCGATGGTTATCTGAAAGCCTATGTGACATGCCGAACTTGCGATGTAACGCAGTATAAGTACGCGTGGATAATTAACGGCCTTACCAAAAGCACCGGAGAAACCTATATCCCTACCGCTGCAGATGATGGTTTTAATATACGGCTTGAAGTGACAGGGCAAGATGCCTATGGCCAAGTGACCGAAATGCAGTATGTAGTGTATGCTTTCAGTAAAGTTGAGACAATTTTTTCAGCTAAGTACACATTTGCTGCACTGAAAACTGATGGCTCAGTGGTCACTTGGGGGTACTCAGACTATGGCGGAGATAGCAGCAGCGTGGCAGGGCAGCTAACGTCCGGCGTTAAGGTGATTTACTCAAATAGCAGTGCATTTGCAGCCGTCAAAGAGGATGGCAGCGTGGTCACTTGGGGGAGCTATTATGATGGCGGAGATAGCAGCAGCGTGGCAGGGCAGCTAACGTCCGGCGTTAAGGTGATTTACTCAACTGGCAGTGCATTTGCAGCCGTCAAAGAGGATGGCAGCGTGGTCACTTGGGGGAGCTATGGCGGAAATAGCAGCAGCGTGGCAGGGCAACTGACGTCCGGCGTTAAGGTGATTTACTCAACTGACAATGTATTCGGTGCATTTGCAGCCGTCAAAGAGGATGGCAGCGTGGTCACTTGGGGGGGCTCATCCTATGGCGGAGATAGCAGCAGCGTGGCAGGGCAACTGACCTCCGGCGTTAAGGTGATTTACTCAAATAGCGGTGCATTTGCAGCCGTCAAAGAGGATGGCAGCGTGGTCACTTGGGGGAACTCAGGCGCTGGCGGAGATAGCAGCCGCGTGGCAGGGCAACTGACCTCCGGTGTTAAGGTGATTGACTCAACTAACAATGCATTTGCAGCCGTCAAAGAGGATGGCAGCGTGGTCACTTGGGGGAACTCAGGCGCTGGCGGAGATAGCAGCAGCGTGGCAGGGCAACTGACGTCCGGCGTTAAGGTGATTTACTCAACTAACAATGCATTTGCAGCCGTCAAAGAGGATGGCAGCGTGGTCACTTGGGGGGACTCAGGCGCTGGCGGAGATAGCAGCAGCGTGGCAGGGCAGCTGACCTCCGGCGTTAAGGTGATTTACTCAACTGGCAGTGCATTTGCAGCCGTCAAACAGGATGGCAGCGTGGTCACTTGGGGGGACTCAGGCTATGGCGGAGATAGCAGCAGCGTGGCAGGGCAACTGACGTCCGGTGTTAAGGTGATTGACTCAACTAACAATGCATTTGCAGCCGTCAAAGAGGATGACAGCGTGGTTACTTGGGGGAGCTCAGGCAATGGCGGAGATAGCAGCAGCGTGGCAGGACAGCTGACGTCCGGCGTTAAGGTGATTGACTCAACTAGCAGTGCATTTGCAGTCGTCAAAGAGGATGGCAGCGTGGTCACTTGGGGGCGCTCATTCTATGGCGGAGATAGCAGTAGCGTAGCTGATAAATTAGCCCCTAACCTATTTCTGATAGAAACCTCGATTAACTAA
- a CDS encoding OmpA family protein has protein sequence MKYKLILLTFLPFSFSTLASEPPSYLPFQSYWYAGAGLGQGHYSNGSNPQSYDSVRDRFAGSVYLGYQVNPYLAPELSYQFLGSAYANYEQGQISGDFQQVVLAARFGYPLTTSLYPYVKVGGAGWFGDSEGLRSGSERGFSPIVAAGVEYAFTPRLSGRLEHQYTDSLGADSIGYTDHHLTTLGLSWRFGHSAPVTAPTPEVVTQVVELPPVVQIVEKRQFVYSEQKGNSLLFAHNSSVLNNTSQFADVVSFLKQHPTASAVITGHTDSTGSDKYNQWLSERRAISVANYLVSQGVQSAQLTSVGKGETASVADNTTENGRAMNRRVEITIPEFTVTKTVK, from the coding sequence ATGAAATATAAACTAATTTTATTGACTTTTTTACCATTTTCATTTTCTACTCTGGCGTCAGAGCCCCCTTCTTATTTGCCATTTCAATCTTACTGGTATGCAGGTGCAGGCTTAGGTCAAGGCCATTACAGTAATGGCAGTAACCCACAGTCTTACGATAGCGTGCGTGACCGTTTTGCAGGTTCGGTGTATTTGGGTTATCAAGTTAACCCTTACCTTGCGCCGGAATTGAGTTATCAATTCCTAGGCAGTGCTTATGCCAATTATGAGCAAGGGCAGATTAGTGGTGATTTTCAACAGGTGGTCTTGGCGGCTCGCTTTGGTTATCCGCTAACGACATCCCTTTATCCTTATGTGAAGGTGGGTGGTGCCGGTTGGTTTGGTGACAGCGAAGGATTGCGCTCTGGCAGTGAGCGAGGATTCTCTCCTATTGTCGCTGCGGGTGTTGAATATGCATTTACCCCAAGACTGAGTGGGCGACTGGAACACCAGTACACCGACAGCTTAGGTGCTGATAGCATTGGTTACACGGACCATCACCTCACAACGTTGGGGTTGAGTTGGCGCTTTGGGCATTCCGCTCCGGTTACGGCTCCAACGCCTGAGGTGGTCACTCAAGTTGTTGAATTACCACCAGTGGTTCAAATCGTAGAAAAGCGCCAGTTTGTGTATTCAGAGCAGAAAGGCAACAGCTTGTTGTTTGCGCATAACTCCAGTGTATTGAATAACACATCGCAATTTGCTGATGTCGTTAGTTTTTTGAAACAACATCCAACAGCCTCTGCTGTGATTACAGGACATACCGATAGCACGGGCTCAGATAAATATAACCAATGGTTATCAGAGCGCCGCGCGATTTCTGTTGCAAATTACTTGGTTTCCCAAGGCGTGCAATCGGCGCAATTAACCTCTGTTGGTAAAGGCGAAACAGCATCGGTTGCGGATAACACGACTGAAAATGGCCGTGCGATGAACCGTCGTGTTGAAATTACCATCCCTGAATTTACCGTGACCAAAACGGTAAAGTAA
- a CDS encoding GNAT family N-acetyltransferase — MRVTSLVLIKDSTPTIKTGNSHLFKAMCQIKSRLIHIMGYYTLSTLSIELSQLPQVHARKLPRHPVPAALLGRLAVNQAAQSHGVGKMLLVDAIKRTLAVSDEIAIYAMVVDAIDERALHFYEQFGFSLLSSGNLRLFLPLKSI, encoded by the coding sequence ATGAGAGTTACCTCCTTGGTTTTGATTAAGGATTCGACACCCACAATCAAAACTGGTAACTCTCACCTTTTCAAGGCGATGTGTCAGATCAAGTCGAGACTAATTCATATTATGGGCTATTACACGCTCTCCACTCTGTCGATTGAACTCAGTCAGTTGCCTCAAGTTCACGCTCGTAAACTGCCCCGACATCCTGTTCCTGCAGCCTTGCTTGGCAGGTTAGCGGTAAATCAAGCGGCTCAGAGTCATGGGGTGGGAAAAATGTTGTTGGTCGATGCCATCAAGCGAACGCTGGCCGTCAGCGATGAGATAGCCATTTACGCCATGGTAGTTGATGCCATTGATGAGCGAGCATTGCACTTCTATGAACAATTCGGTTTCTCGCTTCTCAGCTCAGGAAACCTACGCTTGTTCCTTCCACTCAAATCCATCTAA
- a CDS encoding IS481-like element ISSod13 family transposase has protein sequence MLHSNNPIIKHKTGLLNLAEELSNVSRACKVMGVSRDTFYRYRELVDDGGVDALIEKSRRSPNLKNRVEEAVEQAVMEYAIEFPAHGQHRTSNELRKKGVFVSGSGVRSIWLRHDLENFKKRLKALEAKVARDGIQLTDEQIAALERKKHDDEACGEIETAHPGYLGSQDTFYVGNLKGVGRIYQQTYVDTYCKVAHCKLYTTKTPITAADLLNDKVLPFYESQQLPVLRILTDRGTEYCGKVEHHDYQLYLAINDIDHTKTKAMSPQTNGICERFHKTILNEFYQVTFRKKLYQTLEELQKDLDEWLSYYNNERTHQGKMCNGRTPVETLIDGKRVWAEKNLTRI, from the coding sequence ATGCTCCATAGTAACAATCCAATCATCAAACACAAAACAGGTTTACTCAATCTGGCAGAGGAACTGAGCAACGTCTCCAGAGCCTGCAAAGTCATGGGTGTGTCTCGTGATACGTTTTATCGTTACCGCGAGTTAGTGGACGATGGCGGTGTTGATGCACTGATCGAAAAAAGTCGTAGAAGTCCAAATCTCAAGAACCGTGTCGAAGAAGCTGTTGAACAGGCAGTGATGGAGTATGCGATTGAATTTCCCGCCCATGGCCAACACAGAACCAGCAATGAACTGCGCAAAAAAGGCGTGTTTGTTTCTGGCAGTGGTGTCCGCTCAATCTGGTTGCGACATGATTTAGAGAACTTTAAGAAGCGACTGAAAGCCTTGGAAGCCAAAGTAGCTCGCGATGGCATTCAACTTACTGATGAACAGATTGCGGCACTTGAGCGCAAAAAACACGACGATGAAGCCTGTGGTGAGATTGAAACCGCGCACCCAGGCTACCTTGGGTCGCAAGACACGTTTTATGTCGGAAACCTCAAGGGCGTTGGTCGTATCTATCAGCAAACCTATGTCGATACGTACTGCAAAGTCGCTCATTGCAAGCTCTATACTACGAAAACACCTATCACTGCAGCGGACTTATTGAACGACAAAGTATTGCCGTTTTACGAGTCACAGCAGTTGCCGGTGCTGCGTATTTTAACTGACCGTGGCACAGAGTATTGCGGCAAGGTCGAGCACCATGATTACCAGCTATATCTGGCGATTAATGATATCGACCACACGAAAACCAAAGCGATGTCGCCGCAAACGAATGGGATCTGCGAGCGGTTTCATAAGACGATCCTGAACGAGTTTTATCAGGTGACCTTCCGCAAAAAGCTGTACCAAACGCTGGAGGAGCTGCAAAAAGATCTGGACGAGTGGCTGTCTTACTACAACAATGAACGCACTCATCAAGGCAAAATGTGCAACGGCAGAACGCCAGTTGAAACATTGATTGATGGGAAACGGGTTTGGGCGGAAAAGAATCTGACTCGAATCTAA